One segment of Pleomorphomonas sp. PLEO DNA contains the following:
- a CDS encoding carbohydrate ABC transporter permease — protein MAKTLQERRAERQLMIVLLPSLLLLLAFVIYPAIYSVYLSFTNEALTGAAARAPRFVGWRNYTRLFNDTKFWNALFVTFVFVLGSAIIGQFVLGLVSAIALRRRLVFRTLFSSIILLPNAAPEVVAGFMWISMLAGGDHATLSRIVSFFGLPTADWLQVFPLAMIIVVNTWRGIATAMILLTAGLSTIPQEIYEAARMDGATPAQMFRRITLPLMMPTILLYMLISTVSTIAVFGLVYALTRGGPGGATELISIYIYNQSFTAYQLGYGAAVAVIALLVSLVLGIAYVRAAKVEI, from the coding sequence ATGGCCAAAACGCTCCAGGAACGGCGCGCCGAACGGCAGCTGATGATCGTGCTCCTGCCGTCGCTGCTGCTGCTTCTCGCCTTCGTCATCTACCCGGCCATCTATTCGGTCTATCTGTCGTTTACCAACGAGGCGTTGACCGGCGCTGCTGCACGCGCGCCCCGCTTCGTCGGCTGGCGCAACTACACACGCCTCTTCAACGACACCAAGTTCTGGAACGCCCTGTTCGTCACCTTCGTCTTCGTGCTCGGGTCGGCGATCATCGGCCAGTTTGTGCTCGGCCTTGTCTCGGCGATAGCGCTCCGCCGTCGCCTCGTCTTCCGCACCCTGTTCTCGTCGATCATCCTGCTGCCCAACGCGGCGCCGGAGGTTGTGGCTGGCTTCATGTGGATTTCGATGCTGGCCGGCGGCGATCACGCCACGCTGAGCCGCATCGTTTCCTTCTTCGGCCTGCCGACCGCCGACTGGCTGCAGGTGTTTCCTCTGGCGATGATCATCGTCGTCAACACTTGGCGAGGCATCGCCACGGCGATGATTTTGCTGACCGCCGGCCTAAGCACCATTCCCCAGGAAATCTACGAGGCGGCTCGGATGGACGGAGCCACGCCGGCACAAATGTTCCGCCGCATCACCTTGCCGCTGATGATGCCGACCATTCTTCTCTACATGCTGATCTCGACCGTCTCGACCATAGCCGTGTTCGGTCTCGTCTATGCACTGACCCGCGGCGGTCCCGGTGGCGCCACCGAGCTGATCAGCATCTACATCTACAACCAGTCGTTCACGGCCTACCAGCTCGGCTATGGCGCGGCGGTGGCGGTGATCGCCCTGCTGGTGTCGCTGGTGCTCGGGATTGCCTACGTTCGCGCCGCCAAGGTGGAGATCTGA
- a CDS encoding LacI family DNA-binding transcriptional regulator produces MSRKRITSKELAELVGVSSATISRAFSPDARIGEETRSRILAAARKYGYQPNAIARSLNNQRSRLVAVVVNAIGNPCEAEEQQLLVHALQARQLLPIILCCGDHSDRLQLMRLAATYQVDHVVIFSDMVSLRDAVDIFPTTKPIIVSFEPLENEDVSTIRIDGSAAADEIVDRLVANGKSRFTYLSGTSSSWIDKLRRKWFADALARRGLAFVAEATGTYSYDSGFKEAVPLVHRSKADAIICGNDVMAIGARDAVKRVLGKSAPEDVAIVGQDGIAMASWDCNDLTTLSLDHVAFINAVVELIERHEAGDDKPDTITLTCSTRWGATA; encoded by the coding sequence ATGAGCAGGAAGCGCATTACCTCGAAAGAGCTTGCCGAACTGGTCGGTGTTTCGTCGGCAACCATTTCGCGGGCCTTTTCGCCGGATGCCCGCATCGGCGAAGAGACGCGCAGCCGGATTTTGGCGGCGGCGCGCAAATACGGCTATCAGCCGAATGCCATCGCTCGCTCGCTCAACAACCAGAGATCACGCCTTGTCGCCGTTGTCGTCAACGCCATCGGCAACCCTTGCGAGGCGGAAGAACAGCAGTTGCTCGTCCACGCGCTGCAAGCACGGCAACTGCTTCCAATCATCCTGTGCTGCGGCGATCATAGCGACCGGCTGCAACTAATGCGTCTTGCCGCGACCTATCAGGTCGATCATGTCGTGATCTTCTCCGACATGGTGTCGTTGCGCGATGCCGTTGACATCTTCCCGACCACCAAGCCGATCATCGTTTCCTTCGAGCCGCTCGAGAACGAGGACGTGTCGACCATCCGTATCGATGGTTCGGCGGCGGCCGACGAAATCGTCGACAGGCTGGTCGCCAATGGCAAGAGCCGCTTTACTTATCTCTCCGGCACCAGTTCGAGCTGGATCGACAAGCTCCGGCGCAAGTGGTTCGCCGACGCGCTCGCCAGGCGCGGTCTCGCCTTCGTGGCCGAAGCCACCGGCACCTATTCCTATGATAGCGGCTTCAAGGAAGCCGTGCCGCTGGTTCATCGTTCCAAGGCCGACGCGATCATTTGCGGCAACGACGTGATGGCGATCGGGGCTCGCGACGCGGTCAAGCGGGTGCTGGGCAAATCGGCACCCGAGGACGTCGCCATCGTCGGCCAGGATGGCATCGCCATGGCCAGTTGGGACTGCAACGACCTCACCACACTCAGCCTCGACCACGTCGCCTTCATTAACGCCGTCGTCGAGCTCATCGAACGGCATGAGGCCGGCGACGACAAGCCCGACACCATTACCCTGACGTGCTCGACCCGATGGGGCGCCACCGCCTGA
- a CDS encoding GntR family transcriptional regulator encodes MSQSTDSLTRQDASPLYLQLKNSLTEAIRSGRYAPGEPVPTETQLCEQYAVSRITVRRAISELQEEGLLEKRHGKGTFVSFRRMETSLVDLAGFSETYSLQGYKVSKVLLGVAEGTADGALAQKLAIAKGAPILTIRRLIMAADAPMTIEISDFPLSLFPDLAAEIAGASSIYQLLKTRYGREVRHARRVINVRLAGPDERDRLNCRSGEPLFEVEKTVFDQSGTPLQRSLLLTPSNRVNFVIQV; translated from the coding sequence TTGTCCCAGTCCACCGACAGCCTCACGAGACAGGACGCTTCGCCGCTGTATCTCCAGCTCAAGAACAGCCTGACCGAGGCGATTCGGAGCGGACGCTACGCACCCGGCGAACCGGTGCCGACCGAAACGCAGCTCTGTGAGCAATATGCGGTAAGCCGCATCACCGTGCGGCGGGCGATCAGCGAGCTGCAAGAGGAGGGGCTATTGGAGAAGCGGCATGGCAAGGGCACCTTCGTGTCCTTCCGCCGCATGGAAACCAGCCTCGTCGATCTTGCCGGCTTCTCGGAGACCTATTCTCTGCAAGGCTACAAGGTGAGCAAGGTACTGCTGGGGGTCGCCGAAGGCACGGCTGACGGCGCCCTTGCCCAGAAGCTCGCCATTGCCAAAGGTGCGCCGATCCTGACCATCAGACGGCTGATCATGGCCGCCGATGCGCCAATGACCATTGAAATCTCTGACTTTCCGCTGTCCCTGTTCCCCGATCTCGCGGCCGAGATCGCCGGTGCTAGCTCGATTTATCAATTGCTGAAGACCCGATATGGCCGCGAAGTTCGTCATGCGCGCCGGGTGATCAACGTGCGGCTCGCCGGCCCCGACGAACGCGACCGGCTCAACTGCCGCAGCGGTGAGCCACTGTTCGAAGTCGAAAAGACGGTGTTCGACCAGTCGGGTACGCCGCTGCAACGCTCACTGCTCTTGACGCCCAGCAACCGGGTCAACTTCGTCATTCAAGTCTAG
- a CDS encoding Gfo/Idh/MocA family protein gives MVARLRLGVIGAGLKAAEYAASWVAMPEVEFVALSDTSQTSLNRLADICTKAGASRPQCFVDYRDMLATCGDKLDIVYVSTPHAFHAEQAIAVAERGIDMFLEKPMVTTVAEAEALTAAQKRGKGTIVTAFQGGLSPLVLDTRQRSLGGEFGDLVAISGMIWESWATNYAGHWKQKPEISGGGFMFDTGAHLMNTVCLLANSDFASVGAYMDNRGAPVDIVTAVSARLANGALATLTAAGEGPKGCASFISLFFTKAIVRIDAWGGWRELILDGVAQPRETAEILDNPLKSFLAIRAGTMENTASVEMGLRFARLWDAIKASAAANGAPAHIGKAEGRIGR, from the coding sequence ATGGTCGCGCGGTTGAGGCTGGGAGTTATCGGTGCCGGCTTGAAGGCCGCCGAATACGCAGCGAGCTGGGTGGCGATGCCGGAAGTGGAATTCGTGGCGCTCAGCGACACGTCGCAGACCTCGCTCAATAGACTTGCCGACATTTGCACGAAGGCTGGCGCATCGCGCCCGCAATGCTTTGTCGACTATCGCGACATGCTCGCTACCTGCGGCGACAAGCTCGATATCGTCTACGTTTCGACACCCCACGCCTTCCACGCCGAACAGGCCATCGCCGTTGCCGAGCGCGGCATCGACATGTTCCTTGAAAAGCCGATGGTGACGACGGTGGCCGAGGCCGAAGCGCTGACCGCCGCGCAAAAACGCGGCAAGGGCACCATCGTCACCGCCTTCCAGGGCGGACTGTCTCCTCTGGTGCTCGACACGCGCCAGCGATCGCTGGGTGGCGAGTTCGGCGATCTCGTCGCCATCTCCGGCATGATCTGGGAAAGCTGGGCCACCAATTATGCCGGTCACTGGAAACAGAAGCCGGAGATTTCCGGTGGCGGTTTCATGTTCGACACCGGCGCCCACCTGATGAACACCGTCTGCCTGCTGGCCAATTCCGATTTTGCCAGCGTCGGCGCCTATATGGACAACCGTGGCGCTCCGGTCGACATCGTCACCGCCGTTTCCGCCCGTCTCGCCAACGGTGCGCTGGCGACGCTCACAGCAGCCGGTGAAGGACCGAAAGGCTGCGCTTCGTTCATCTCGCTGTTCTTCACCAAGGCGATCGTCCGCATCGATGCCTGGGGCGGTTGGCGCGAACTTATCCTGGACGGGGTAGCTCAGCCCCGCGAGACGGCTGAAATCCTCGACAATCCGCTCAAAAGCTTTCTTGCCATCCGGGCCGGTACCATGGAGAACACCGCCTCGGTGGAGATGGGGTTGAGGTTTGCCCGGCTTTGGGATGCCATCAAGGCATCGGCGGCAGCGAACGGCGCCCCGGCGCATATCGGTAAAGCCGAGGGGCGGATAGGTCGATGA
- a CDS encoding ABC transporter substrate-binding protein, which translates to MKKTVFGGLCAILLGCASTFAQAETLRLANHGQAGIDAMKSTVERIEKKLGVKVEVVEYPAPDKDYLSKLLTELGAGNGPDLFSMPSTAAVADMVEAGYLAPVTTEINAWDGYKNFYDVAKKLAVSPDGETYVMPYMLGIQEIYYRKDVLEKAGISTEQPKTWDDLIARAEEIKAKTGAYGLLFPAGISWGSGAFDEGFQHLIVGSKTPQIVTDDGKLDLNGEGVKDVFNVYKTLIDKDLMPVQPLLGPEPWVIPKYELFPAGKLVATTCGSWCYIFDWGRESKTPIPDVTKVVGTWTVPGQTSGQFVLANLAAPWAVNAKSANVELAKKALLEIGSVETQVSYAARIGNIPASKDAASNPEFQKLTELVPIHAAAGNGTFLKQAAGFGTVAEGVARATDALLRKEVDAAGAQKILVDYVKETLGEEAVK; encoded by the coding sequence TTGAAGAAGACGGTGTTTGGTGGCCTATGCGCCATCCTGCTTGGCTGCGCGTCCACGTTCGCGCAGGCTGAGACGCTTCGTCTGGCCAATCACGGCCAGGCCGGTATCGACGCGATGAAGTCGACGGTCGAGCGCATCGAGAAGAAGCTCGGGGTCAAGGTCGAGGTGGTCGAATACCCCGCCCCCGACAAGGATTATCTTTCCAAGCTCCTGACCGAGCTCGGCGCCGGCAATGGCCCCGATCTGTTCTCCATGCCATCAACAGCCGCCGTGGCCGATATGGTGGAGGCCGGCTATCTCGCGCCTGTAACCACCGAGATCAATGCCTGGGACGGCTACAAGAACTTCTACGATGTGGCCAAGAAGCTGGCGGTCAGCCCGGACGGCGAAACCTACGTCATGCCCTACATGCTGGGTATCCAGGAGATCTATTATCGCAAGGATGTGCTGGAAAAGGCCGGTATTTCCACCGAGCAGCCGAAGACCTGGGATGACCTGATCGCCCGCGCCGAGGAGATCAAGGCCAAGACCGGCGCCTACGGCCTTCTTTTCCCTGCCGGCATCAGCTGGGGTTCGGGCGCGTTCGACGAAGGCTTTCAGCACCTGATCGTTGGCTCCAAGACGCCGCAGATCGTCACAGACGACGGCAAGCTCGATCTCAACGGCGAGGGCGTCAAGGATGTCTTCAACGTCTACAAGACATTGATCGACAAGGATCTGATGCCGGTGCAGCCGCTGCTCGGGCCGGAGCCCTGGGTTATTCCCAAGTACGAACTGTTCCCGGCCGGCAAGCTCGTCGCCACGACTTGCGGCTCCTGGTGCTACATTTTCGACTGGGGCCGCGAGAGCAAGACCCCCATCCCGGATGTGACCAAGGTGGTCGGTACCTGGACTGTCCCCGGACAAACCAGCGGTCAGTTCGTGCTCGCCAACCTTGCTGCGCCCTGGGCGGTCAACGCCAAGTCGGCCAATGTCGAGCTCGCCAAGAAGGCGCTTCTCGAGATCGGCTCTGTTGAAACGCAGGTGTCCTACGCTGCCCGCATCGGCAACATTCCGGCCAGCAAGGATGCCGCAAGCAATCCCGAGTTCCAGAAACTCACCGAGCTGGTCCCGATTCACGCCGCCGCTGGAAACGGCACGTTCCTGAAGCAGGCCGCCGGTTTTGGCACCGTCGCCGAAGGTGTTGCCCGCGCCACTGACGCTCTGCTGCGCAAGGAAGTTGATGCCGCCGGTGCCCAGAAGATCCTCGTCGACTACGTCAAGGAAACGCTCGGCGAAGAGGCGGTGAAGTAA
- a CDS encoding alpha-mannosidase — protein MRPYRDRQRTLEQLSRHVETWVDELEAFELRVRRHLGPFVETGPDGARRQIDLGEGWGDRHGIHSFELDEPVTLPEGSGVELRFDFGGESLVRLIGTDGALIDSFSANPRHRRFEAPRGVPFRIVVEAAARTLFGIPNREPRLSMAEIYEYYPEVRHLRRQLATLKETADAVADKELARSLFEAASIVVSGLRLPTVTSEIGPRLADRAWARDIWERSFEPSAQPASLPEDAIASVVEASRRFDDLIAELRAAYPKQGNVLVSGHAHIDYAWLWPQPETVRKIVRTFSSVNSLMKRHPDFRFLQSSSIFYAHVEEEDPALFEEIRRWVAEGRWEPIGGMLIECDTNMPSAEAFLRQFVLGQSYFLKHFGRISQVAWLPDTFGFTGAMPQIMRHAGIEALVTIKVTWNETNRLTDNLFRWQGNDGSQVFVHTFDASEHEGYNMTISPPALLEVWRNHGGKDLSDTVIASYGWGDGGGGPDPDQIESLPFLNAMPAIPSVSHGALEPHVLNLAKNLENAALPVWQGELYLEYHRATLTTQARVKQLNRRAEAGLVAAEALSVLDALDGGSSEMSDLAADWTLLLRNQFHDILPGSSVREVYEQTEKELSGVVDHASSLSGQRLAAIAARRTGPHKGVLVANISGSAKTALQLESRDPLPAALKPQRIDGGYVATIDRPVAPLSLAFVGSASTRTVATDGTVLENDFVRATLDEFGRLASLFDKRCGRELLDGPGNRLMLYRNDLPRQYDAWDIEAGFELGEEEWLSVESRHVTAEGPHLAEVEIVRRHSASTIRQKLRLWANSPRLEIVTDLDWHDRRTYLRALFPVTVLAEEAVFDQAIGVTRRPTHNNTTWQRAQFEACGHRFASLSETDWGAALLSADKYGFSAKGNRLTLSLIRGPMYPDMLADEGQHHFVYALLPYDGRWWSEAVQAEADQLATPPTFVNASGEADYDIAPIGITGQQVRLHALKPAENGDGYVVRLSEAAGRRGPFSLALPEGKIATPVDALERAQEEEAALGRPFGLASYRF, from the coding sequence ATGCGCCCCTATCGCGACCGCCAGAGAACCCTGGAGCAGCTCTCCCGCCACGTTGAAACCTGGGTGGATGAGCTGGAGGCTTTCGAACTGCGGGTCCGGCGGCATTTGGGGCCTTTTGTGGAAACCGGTCCCGATGGAGCGCGGCGACAGATCGATCTCGGCGAAGGCTGGGGCGACCGTCACGGCATCCACAGCTTCGAGCTCGACGAGCCGGTGACGCTGCCTGAAGGGTCGGGCGTGGAGCTGCGCTTTGATTTTGGTGGCGAATCGCTGGTGCGCCTTATCGGGACTGACGGAGCGCTCATCGACAGCTTCTCGGCCAATCCGCGCCATCGCCGCTTCGAAGCGCCACGCGGCGTTCCCTTCCGCATCGTGGTCGAGGCGGCTGCCCGCACGCTGTTCGGCATCCCCAACCGCGAGCCACGGCTCAGCATGGCCGAGATCTACGAGTATTACCCGGAAGTTCGCCATTTGCGGCGGCAACTGGCGACGCTCAAAGAGACAGCCGATGCGGTCGCCGACAAGGAGCTGGCGCGGTCGCTGTTCGAGGCGGCATCGATCGTCGTCTCCGGCTTGCGCCTGCCAACGGTGACCAGCGAGATCGGGCCACGGCTCGCCGACCGAGCCTGGGCGCGTGACATCTGGGAGCGCAGTTTCGAGCCGTCGGCGCAGCCGGCATCCCTGCCGGAGGATGCCATCGCTTCGGTGGTGGAAGCGAGTCGTCGTTTCGACGACCTCATTGCCGAGTTGCGCGCCGCCTATCCCAAGCAGGGCAATGTTCTGGTCAGTGGCCATGCCCACATCGACTATGCCTGGCTGTGGCCGCAGCCGGAAACGGTGCGCAAGATCGTCCGCACCTTCTCGAGCGTCAATTCGCTGATGAAGCGTCATCCGGACTTCCGTTTTCTGCAGTCGTCGTCGATCTTCTACGCCCATGTCGAAGAGGAAGACCCTGCGCTGTTCGAGGAGATTCGTCGCTGGGTCGCCGAAGGACGCTGGGAGCCGATCGGCGGCATGCTGATCGAATGCGACACTAACATGCCCTCGGCCGAGGCTTTTCTGCGCCAGTTCGTGCTGGGGCAAAGCTATTTCCTGAAGCATTTCGGGCGCATCAGCCAAGTGGCCTGGTTGCCGGATACCTTTGGCTTCACCGGCGCTATGCCGCAGATCATGCGGCACGCTGGCATTGAGGCGCTGGTGACCATCAAGGTGACGTGGAACGAGACCAATCGCCTGACCGACAACCTGTTCCGCTGGCAGGGCAACGACGGATCGCAGGTGTTCGTGCATACCTTCGATGCGTCGGAGCACGAAGGTTACAACATGACCATCTCGCCGCCTGCCCTCTTGGAGGTCTGGCGCAACCACGGTGGCAAGGATCTTTCCGATACGGTGATCGCCTCCTACGGCTGGGGCGACGGCGGCGGCGGCCCCGATCCCGACCAGATCGAATCCTTGCCGTTCCTCAATGCCATGCCAGCCATTCCCTCCGTCAGTCACGGCGCGCTTGAACCACATGTGCTCAATCTGGCTAAAAACCTGGAAAACGCCGCGCTGCCAGTCTGGCAGGGTGAACTCTACCTCGAGTATCATCGGGCCACGCTGACGACGCAGGCACGCGTCAAGCAGCTCAACCGGCGTGCCGAAGCAGGCCTCGTCGCTGCCGAGGCGCTGTCGGTGCTCGATGCGCTCGACGGCGGATCGTCCGAGATGTCCGATCTTGCCGCCGACTGGACACTGCTTTTGCGCAATCAGTTCCACGACATCCTGCCAGGCTCTTCGGTGCGCGAGGTCTATGAGCAGACCGAGAAGGAGCTTTCTGGTGTCGTCGACCACGCTTCTTCCCTCAGCGGACAACGCCTCGCCGCCATCGCTGCCCGGCGGACAGGCCCGCATAAGGGTGTGCTCGTCGCCAACATCTCGGGATCGGCGAAGACAGCGCTCCAGCTCGAAAGCCGCGATCCACTGCCGGCTGCGCTCAAGCCGCAGCGGATCGACGGTGGCTATGTCGCGACTATCGACCGCCCTGTCGCGCCGCTGTCGCTGGCGTTCGTCGGGTCGGCAAGCACCCGAACCGTCGCGACCGACGGCACCGTCCTGGAGAATGACTTCGTCCGGGCAACGCTCGACGAATTCGGTCGCCTTGCCAGCCTCTTCGACAAGCGCTGTGGCCGCGAATTGCTCGATGGCCCTGGCAACCGGCTGATGCTCTACCGCAACGACTTGCCACGACAGTATGACGCTTGGGATATCGAGGCCGGCTTCGAACTCGGCGAGGAGGAATGGCTGTCGGTCGAGAGCCGCCACGTGACGGCGGAAGGGCCGCATCTCGCCGAAGTCGAGATCGTCCGCCGCCATTCGGCCAGCACCATCCGCCAGAAGCTGCGCCTGTGGGCCAACAGCCCACGTCTTGAGATCGTCACCGATCTCGACTGGCACGACCGCCGCACCTACTTGCGCGCCTTGTTCCCGGTGACCGTACTGGCCGAGGAAGCAGTGTTCGATCAGGCCATCGGCGTCACTCGCCGTCCAACCCACAATAACACCACCTGGCAGCGCGCCCAGTTCGAAGCCTGTGGCCACCGCTTTGCCTCGCTGTCGGAGACCGACTGGGGCGCGGCGCTGCTATCGGCCGACAAATACGGCTTCTCGGCCAAAGGCAACCGGCTGACGCTGAGCCTCATTCGCGGGCCGATGTATCCCGACATGCTGGCCGACGAGGGACAACACCACTTCGTCTATGCCCTTTTGCCATACGATGGTCGCTGGTGGAGCGAAGCGGTGCAGGCCGAGGCCGATCAACTCGCCACGCCACCGACCTTCGTCAACGCAAGCGGCGAGGCCGACTACGACATCGCACCGATCGGCATTACCGGGCAGCAGGTGCGCCTGCACGCCCTGAAGCCGGCCGAAAACGGCGATGGCTATGTGGTTCGCCTGTCGGAGGCGGCTGGACGACGCGGGCCTTTCTCTCTCGCCTTGCCTGAGGGAAAGATCGCGACGCCGGTGGACGCCCTCGAACGCGCACAGGAGGAAGAAGCCGCCCTCGGCCGCCCCTTTGGCCTCGCTAGCTATCGCTTCTGA
- a CDS encoding ABC transporter ATP-binding protein yields the protein MIHLNNVRKFYGALEVIKGVDVTVEDGEFAVFVGPSGCGKSTLLRMIAGLEGIDSGDLVLNGTRINDVPPDKRGIAMVFQSYALYPHMTVAENIGFSLSLKKVAPADIRRQVEEVAEILQLRELLDRRPGALSGGQRQRVAIGRAIIKKPALILFDEPLSNLDSALRVQMRAELQRLHRELSATVVYVTHDQVEAMTMADKIVVLNQGTVAQVGPPMDLYHRPDNEFVATFIGSPKMNILPVAVTRESADRAHIAGPLGLTFTLADTSLAEGAARLGVRPEHIKVVDIQAAHFVAEVAIVERLGVETYLTVGSIEQPIVVRVEGDVTFRPGDRVPFAAETAACHIFSPDGRILRSAKAV from the coding sequence ATGATTCACCTCAATAACGTCCGCAAGTTCTACGGCGCGCTGGAAGTCATCAAGGGCGTCGACGTCACCGTCGAAGATGGCGAGTTCGCCGTCTTCGTGGGGCCATCGGGCTGCGGCAAGTCGACCTTGCTCAGAATGATCGCCGGCCTCGAAGGCATCGACAGTGGCGATCTCGTGCTCAACGGCACGCGCATCAACGATGTGCCGCCGGACAAGCGCGGCATCGCCATGGTTTTCCAGTCCTACGCACTCTATCCGCATATGACGGTGGCCGAGAACATCGGTTTCTCGCTCAGCCTCAAGAAGGTGGCGCCGGCCGATATCCGCCGTCAGGTCGAAGAGGTGGCAGAGATACTGCAGTTGCGCGAGTTGCTCGACCGCCGACCTGGGGCTCTGTCCGGCGGCCAGCGCCAGCGGGTCGCCATAGGCCGCGCCATCATCAAGAAGCCGGCGCTGATCCTGTTCGACGAGCCGCTGTCCAATCTCGATAGCGCGTTGCGTGTGCAGATGCGCGCCGAATTGCAGCGGCTTCATCGCGAACTCTCAGCCACCGTCGTCTACGTGACGCACGACCAAGTCGAGGCCATGACCATGGCCGACAAGATAGTCGTGCTCAACCAGGGTACCGTCGCTCAGGTCGGTCCGCCGATGGACCTCTATCACCGGCCTGACAACGAGTTCGTCGCCACCTTCATAGGCTCGCCGAAGATGAACATCCTGCCGGTTGCGGTAACGCGAGAGAGCGCCGACCGCGCCCATATCGCCGGCCCGCTCGGCCTGACCTTCACGCTTGCCGATACTTCGCTTGCCGAAGGTGCCGCTCGGCTGGGCGTACGGCCCGAACATATCAAGGTCGTCGATATCCAAGCCGCCCACTTTGTTGCCGAGGTGGCGATCGTCGAGCGACTGGGTGTCGAGACCTATCTCACCGTCGGTTCGATCGAGCAGCCAATCGTCGTCCGCGTCGAGGGCGACGTCACCTTTCGCCCGGGCGACCGGGTGCCGTTCGCCGCAGAGACCGCTGCCTGTCACATCTTCAGCCCAGATGGGCGGATTCTCCGTTCCGCCAAGGCTGTCTGA
- a CDS encoding carbohydrate ABC transporter permease, producing the protein MSVVPPGESANRLRGDLMAYASLSLISIFCAVPFFWLLLASFDGNAQLFLRWPETWTFANYMRVFAKEDGAKWLFNSLFVVGSATFLVMVLSGLGGYALSRTRAWWKLPFLYAILLIRVLPSTALIVPLYKFLLTLNNVEGALLRPIFGSATRDIMRWTGFIDGYLGLILVLATMQLPLSLWIMKTFFDGLPRDYEEAALMDGATMIQRIRRVLVPLALPGLAASGLFAFMSAWGDFLLPLILLSSPELQTLPLGLFRAFLRINEIDYGLLTALAFIYLVPAVVAFGFARRFLVQTFSGGVKG; encoded by the coding sequence ATGTCCGTGGTCCCTCCCGGCGAATCCGCCAACCGCCTGCGTGGCGACCTGATGGCCTATGCGAGCCTGTCTCTGATCTCGATCTTCTGCGCCGTTCCATTCTTCTGGTTGCTGCTCGCTTCCTTCGACGGCAACGCCCAGCTGTTTCTGCGGTGGCCCGAGACCTGGACCTTTGCCAACTACATGCGCGTCTTCGCCAAGGAGGATGGTGCCAAGTGGCTGTTCAACTCGTTGTTTGTCGTGGGATCCGCCACCTTCCTGGTGATGGTGCTGTCCGGCCTCGGTGGCTATGCCCTGTCGCGGACCCGAGCGTGGTGGAAGCTGCCCTTTCTCTACGCCATCCTGCTCATCCGCGTGCTGCCATCGACCGCGCTGATTGTGCCGCTCTACAAGTTCCTGTTGACGCTGAACAACGTCGAAGGCGCCCTCCTCAGGCCGATCTTCGGCAGCGCAACGCGCGACATCATGCGCTGGACCGGCTTCATCGACGGTTATCTCGGCCTGATCCTGGTGCTGGCCACCATGCAGCTGCCGCTATCGCTGTGGATCATGAAGACTTTCTTCGACGGCCTGCCGCGCGATTATGAGGAAGCCGCCCTGATGGACGGCGCCACCATGATCCAGCGCATCCGTCGCGTGCTGGTGCCGTTGGCTTTGCCTGGCCTCGCCGCGTCCGGCCTGTTTGCCTTCATGTCGGCTTGGGGCGACTTCCTCCTGCCGCTGATCCTGCTGTCGTCGCCGGAATTGCAGACGCTGCCGCTCGGCCTTTTCCGCGCCTTCCTGCGCATCAACGAGATCGACTACGGCCTGCTGACCGCCCTCGCCTTCATTTACCTGGTTCCTGCCGTCGTCGCCTTCGGCTTCGCGCGCCGCTTCCTCGTCCAGACCTTCTCGGGCGGCGTGAAGGGGTGA